In Vanessa cardui chromosome 8, ilVanCard2.1, whole genome shotgun sequence, the following are encoded in one genomic region:
- the LOC124532124 gene encoding juvenile hormone esterase-like — translation MKILVNVLLLVVASRCHHNHNRDHRHDHDNDAPDTPKQPITVSPYGEFHGGYNVTRRGRKFETYRGIRYAQPPIDSLRFQPPVPILEYKTPVDASEDGPACPFRALAIKNIDEDCLTINVYTPLKKDRTDPLPVIFFIHAGGFYSMTGRSDLAGPHYLLDRDIVLVTINYRLGSLGFLSTGDELAPGNNGLKDQVAALQWVQRNIAAFGGNPHRVTIAGCSAGSTSVMLHMVSPMSKDLFHRAISMSGSPLKVRPFPNNLYQLAVRQAEIVDCPTTNSKAIVDCLKNKPWKDIGNSVSGFYEFGYDPLSIWVPVVEKDFGQERFLPIDPVTAIKEGKMNAVPYIISQTQDEFFWKAFTIIRNETLLDKMNSEWESIAPISFLLPKTNATYTTNRLRTEYLHDKPLKNDNESAKNLGLLYQDSIVSYPVHKLVNLMSRHSPQPVWYYEFAYIGTNSYYQDLVTEKPLGAAHHDDLIYLLPLSLRFPAIGTNGSDATTVDRMTGIWYNFARHGDPNYGDLPELENFNWPRFLPGNRQYLRIDTELKVKKNLKEDRMKIWEELFPMSY, via the exons ATGAAGATACTGGTAAATGTGTTGCTCCTTGTGGTCGCATCGCGTTGTCATCACAATCACAACCGTGACCACAGACATGACCACGACAATGATGCTCCAG ATACACCAAAACAGCCAATCACCGTATCGCCGTACGGAGAGTTTCACGGCGGATACAACGTTACTCGACGCGGGCGCAAGTTTGAAACCTACCGTGGCATACGTTACGCACAACCACCCATTGACAGTTTAAGATTTCAG CCACCAGTACCGATTCTGGAGTACAAGACTCCAGTTGACGCAAGTGAAGATGGTCCTGCATGCCCATTCCGAGCATTGGCTATCAAAAACATCGATGAAGATTGTCTAACTATCAATGTATACACTCCGCTAAAGAAAGACAg AACAGATCCCCTGCCAGTGATATTCTTCATACACGCTGGTGGATTCTACTCGATGACTGGACGTAGTGATCTGGCTGGACCGCACTATCTCCTTGACCGGGATATTGTACTTGTGACTATCAACTATAGATTAGGCAGCTTAG gctTCCTGAGTACTGGTGATGAACTGGCTCCCGGTAATAATGGATTAAAGGATCAGGTGGCCGCACTGCAGTGGGTGCAGCGCAACATTGCTGCGTTTGGAGGAAACCCCCATAGAGTAACTATAGCTGGCTGTAGTGCTGGTTCAACCAGCGTCATGCTTCATATGGTGTCGCCGATGTCCAAAG ATTTGTTCCACAGGGCAATTTCAATGAGTGGTTCACCCTTGAAAGTGAGACCCTTTCCAAACAATTTATATCAGTTAGCAGTGAGGCAAGCAGAGATTGTTGACTGTCCCACAACCAACTCAAAGGCCATCGTCGACTGCTTGAAGAATAAACCCTGGAAAGATATAGGAAACTCCGTATCgggtttttat GAATTTGGATATGACCCATTAAGTATTTGGGTACCAGTCGTGGAAAAAGACTTTGGGCAAGAGAGATTTTTGCCGATAGATCCTGTGACTGCCATTAAAGAAGGCAAGATGAATGCCGTCCCCTACATCATCAGTCAGACTCAGGATGAATTCTTCTGGAAGGCTTTTA cAATAATAAGGAATGAAACATTACTGGATAAAATGAACTCTGAATGGGAATCAATAGCGCCTATATCATTCCTGTTACCGAAGACGAATGCGACTTATACTACGAACCGACTGCGTACCGAGTACCTTCACGACAAGCCATTGAAAAATGACAATGAAAGTGCAAAGAATCTAGGCCTACTATATCAGGATTCAATAGTGAGCTATCCTGTTCACAA GTTGGTTAACTTGATGAGTCGCCACTCCCCGCAGCCTGTGTGGTACTACGAGTTTGCCTATATTGGCACTAACAGCTATTATCAGGATCTTGTCACTGAAAAACCATtag GCGCGGCTCACCATGACGATCTGATTTATCTTTTGCCACTGAGCCTCCGTTTCCCGGCCATCGGCACCAACGGCTCGGACGCCACCACCGTCGACAGGATGACCGGTATTTGGTACAATTTCGCTAGACACGG TGACCCCAATTATGGCGACCTTCCCGAACTGGAGAATTTTAATTGGCCTCGCTTTTTGCCTGGCAATCGCCAGTACTTGCGTATTGACACAGAATTGAAAGTAAAGAAGAATTTGAAAGAGGACAGGATGAAGATCTGGGAGGAACTATTCCCaatgtcatattaa